From the genome of Streptomyces sp. NBC_01341, one region includes:
- a CDS encoding ABC transporter ATP-binding protein, with amino-acid sequence MDFIELDGVEKVFDVRRRTGFLRRERREVRAVDGISFRVPRGEMVGYIGPNGAGKSTTIKMLTGILTPSGGRLRVAGIDPSRERTKLAHRIGVVFGQRTTLWWDLPLRDSYRLMHRMYRIPDRRFRENLDRCVELLDLGELLEVPVRQLSLGQRMRGDIAAALLHDPEVLYLDEPTIGLDVISKAKVRGFLRDLNAERATTVLLTTHDLTDIEQLCKRVMVIDHGRLVYDGALAGLHEVGESERTLVVDLERELPPIELASEPSVRVVKVEGPRQWLAFPAAVSAAPLVARIAADYPLVDLSVREPDIESVIAKMYVSDAAARPGR; translated from the coding sequence ATGGACTTCATCGAACTCGACGGCGTCGAGAAGGTCTTCGACGTGCGGCGCAGGACGGGTTTCCTGCGCCGTGAACGGCGTGAGGTGCGCGCGGTGGACGGGATCAGCTTCCGGGTGCCGCGCGGGGAGATGGTCGGCTACATCGGCCCGAACGGGGCGGGCAAGTCGACGACGATCAAGATGCTGACGGGCATCCTGACGCCGAGCGGCGGCCGACTGCGGGTGGCGGGGATCGACCCGTCCAGGGAGCGTACGAAGCTGGCGCACCGGATCGGTGTGGTGTTCGGGCAGCGCACGACCCTCTGGTGGGACCTGCCGCTGCGTGACTCGTACCGGCTGATGCACCGGATGTACCGGATCCCGGACCGTCGCTTCCGGGAGAACCTGGACCGCTGCGTCGAACTCCTCGACCTGGGTGAGCTGTTGGAGGTGCCGGTGCGGCAGCTGTCGTTGGGGCAGCGCATGCGGGGCGACATCGCGGCGGCGCTGCTGCACGATCCTGAGGTGCTGTACCTGGACGAGCCGACGATCGGGCTCGACGTGATCTCCAAGGCCAAGGTGCGGGGTTTCCTGCGGGACCTGAATGCGGAGCGCGCCACGACCGTGCTCCTGACGACTCATGACCTGACCGACATCGAGCAGCTCTGCAAGCGGGTGATGGTGATCGACCACGGCCGCCTGGTGTACGACGGTGCGCTCGCCGGGCTGCACGAGGTCGGGGAGAGCGAGCGGACGCTGGTCGTGGACCTGGAGCGCGAACTCCCGCCGATCGAGCTGGCGTCGGAGCCCTCGGTGCGGGTGGTGAAGGTGGAGGGGCCCCGGCAGTGGCTGGCCTTCCCGGCCGCCGTGTCGGCGGCGCCGCTGGTGGCGCGCATCGCGGCGGACTATCCCCTGGTCGATCTGTCGGTGCGTGAGCCGGACATCGAGTCCGTCATCGCGAAGATGTACGTCTCGGACGCCGCTGCTCGCCCCGGCCGTTGA
- a CDS encoding alpha/beta fold hydrolase has translation MIENFEEGFAEVNGTRLHYFIGGEGEPLVLMDGWPRTIYGLHKIIPSLAEQFRVIAVDYRGQGASDKPEGGYDKKNMAKDVYELVRSLGFERVHIAAGDVGAMVAYSFAANYPEATDKLAVWEGGPYRPAVYEHLSVFPKDTEPNVWWYPLAMIEGLPEKLLAGRFRHIIDATTDSLALYPERVSEESRAIYAASYDAPEAVAAAFRVYRAVHQDMADYDTYAPLTMPTLVIGARYLDFIRIMMDGRVENPVYAKIEDSGHYIAEEQPEALVAELKKFFS, from the coding sequence ATGATCGAGAATTTCGAAGAGGGCTTTGCCGAGGTGAACGGCACCCGGCTTCACTACTTCATCGGTGGTGAGGGCGAACCGCTGGTGCTCATGGATGGATGGCCGCGCACGATCTACGGACTCCACAAGATCATTCCCTCCCTCGCTGAGCAGTTCCGGGTCATCGCCGTCGACTACCGGGGTCAGGGCGCCTCGGACAAGCCTGAGGGCGGCTACGACAAGAAGAACATGGCGAAGGACGTCTACGAACTGGTCCGGAGCCTGGGTTTCGAGCGGGTGCACATCGCCGCCGGGGACGTGGGCGCCATGGTTGCCTACAGCTTCGCCGCGAATTACCCGGAGGCGACCGACAAACTGGCTGTCTGGGAGGGAGGGCCCTACCGGCCTGCGGTGTACGAGCACCTCAGCGTCTTCCCCAAGGACACGGAGCCGAATGTCTGGTGGTATCCACTGGCCATGATCGAGGGCCTGCCCGAGAAGCTGCTCGCCGGGCGCTTCCGGCACATCATCGACGCGACGACCGACTCCCTCGCCCTTTACCCGGAGCGCGTCAGTGAGGAAAGCCGGGCCATCTACGCCGCGTCGTACGACGCACCCGAGGCGGTCGCCGCCGCCTTCCGCGTGTACAGGGCCGTGCACCAGGACATGGCTGACTACGACACGTACGCGCCGTTGACCATGCCGACCCTCGTGATCGGCGCCCGGTACCTCGATTTCATTCGGATCATGATGGACGGCAGGGTCGAGAACCCTGTGTACGCCAAGATCGAGGACAGTGGCCACTACATAGCCGAGGAGCAACCGGAGGCGCTCGTCGCCGAGCTGAAGAAGTTCTTCAGCTGA
- a CDS encoding cupin domain-containing protein, producing the protein MSELSSNFSETPRSGYENGALHVRADEGPVKWVAGDEYTIKVSTKDTDGTLGFVVATVPPGNGPIAHLHQHSDESFFILEGELEFLNGDDTFMAREGDFVFVPRGIRHRFRNVGTEDVKMAFFFTPGGPENFFLDFGDEPLPGHAPQLWTPERFTPQMIEANIQMGNIVLPEDN; encoded by the coding sequence GTGTCTGAATTATCCTCAAACTTTTCCGAAACGCCCAGGAGCGGCTACGAGAACGGCGCGCTGCATGTGCGTGCCGACGAGGGGCCGGTCAAGTGGGTGGCCGGGGACGAATACACGATCAAGGTAAGCACCAAAGACACTGATGGAACCCTGGGCTTCGTGGTTGCCACGGTCCCTCCGGGGAACGGCCCCATCGCCCATCTTCACCAGCACAGCGACGAGTCCTTCTTCATCCTGGAGGGCGAGCTGGAGTTCCTGAACGGCGACGATACCTTCATGGCGAGGGAAGGCGATTTCGTCTTCGTGCCGCGAGGGATTCGGCACCGGTTCAGGAACGTCGGTACCGAGGATGTGAAGATGGCGTTCTTCTTCACTCCCGGTGGTCCGGAGAACTTCTTCCTCGACTTCGGGGACGAACCGCTGCCCGGTCACGCGCCGCAGCTGTGGACGCCGGAGCGATTCACTCCGCAGATGATCGAGGCGAACATCCAGATGGGCAATATCGTCCTCCCTGAAGACAATTAG
- a CDS encoding DUF445 domain-containing protein: MEQDAGQGTGPGPDGHGPGRPGAEPGGAPPGRSGVRPSGLPLGGFAYTAADEEKQRGVRRMKTTATGLLLLVALVYVLATWAENSGVGGWPGFVAAAAEAGMVGALADWFAVTALFRRPLGLPIPHTAIIPTKKDQLGESLGSFVGENFLSGDVVRDRIHALGVGARLGRWLAEPAHADRVTAELATALRGALTVLRDSDVQAVVGEAITRRADAAEVGPGMGKMLERIVADGGHRRVVDLVCVRAHDWLVLHGDSVMDAVQGGAPGWTPRFVDKRVGERVYKELLRFVTEMRDMPGHPARGSIDTFLTDFAADLQTDSDTRARVDRLKSEILGRAEVQDVIASAWSSVRAMILAAAEDERSELRLRARASLMSLGARLSTDERLQAKLEGWLEDAAAYVVTTYRTEITSLISDTVAGWDAHQTSKKIEANIGRDLQFIRINGTVVGALAGLAIYSVSRALGG; this comes from the coding sequence ATGGAACAGGACGCGGGGCAGGGAACGGGACCCGGACCGGACGGCCACGGCCCCGGGCGGCCGGGGGCGGAGCCGGGTGGTGCGCCGCCCGGGAGGTCCGGTGTCCGGCCGTCCGGGCTGCCGTTGGGCGGTTTCGCGTACACCGCCGCCGACGAGGAGAAACAGCGCGGCGTGCGCCGCATGAAGACCACCGCCACGGGACTGCTCCTCCTCGTCGCGCTCGTGTACGTCCTCGCCACGTGGGCGGAGAACTCGGGTGTGGGGGGCTGGCCGGGCTTCGTCGCAGCGGCTGCCGAGGCTGGAATGGTGGGTGCGCTGGCGGACTGGTTCGCCGTCACGGCGCTCTTCCGGCGCCCGCTCGGCCTGCCCATCCCCCACACTGCCATCATTCCCACCAAGAAGGACCAGTTGGGGGAGTCACTCGGTTCCTTCGTGGGCGAGAATTTTCTCTCCGGAGACGTCGTTCGTGACCGAATTCACGCGCTGGGGGTCGGTGCGCGCCTCGGGAGGTGGCTTGCCGAGCCCGCTCACGCCGACCGTGTCACGGCCGAGCTCGCCACGGCACTGCGGGGCGCGCTGACGGTGCTTCGGGACTCCGATGTGCAGGCGGTCGTCGGGGAGGCGATCACCCGCCGGGCGGACGCCGCGGAAGTCGGCCCGGGCATGGGCAAGATGCTGGAGAGGATCGTCGCGGACGGCGGGCACCGCAGGGTCGTCGATCTCGTCTGCGTACGGGCGCACGACTGGCTGGTGCTGCACGGTGACTCCGTGATGGACGCGGTGCAGGGCGGGGCGCCGGGCTGGACCCCGCGCTTCGTCGACAAGCGGGTGGGGGAGCGGGTCTACAAGGAGCTGCTGCGCTTCGTCACGGAGATGCGGGACATGCCGGGGCATCCGGCGCGCGGCTCGATCGACACGTTCCTGACCGACTTCGCCGCCGACCTCCAGACGGACAGCGACACCCGGGCCCGGGTCGACCGGCTGAAGTCGGAGATCCTGGGGCGCGCCGAGGTCCAGGACGTCATCGCGTCGGCCTGGTCGTCCGTGCGCGCGATGATCCTCGCGGCGGCCGAGGACGAGCGCAGCGAGCTGCGGCTGCGGGCCAGGGCCTCGCTGATGTCCCTCGGCGCGAGGCTGTCCACGGACGAGCGGCTGCAGGCGAAGCTGGAGGGGTGGCTGGAGGACGCGGCTGCGTACGTCGTCACGACGTACCGCACCGAGATCACGTCGCTGATCAGTGACACCGTGGCCGGCTGGGACGCCCACCAGACGTCGAAGAAGATCGAGGCGAACATCGGCCGCGACCTGCAGTTCATCCGGATCAACGGCACCGTGGTCGGCGCGCTGGCCGGTCTGGCGATCTACTCCGTGTCACGGGCCC
- a CDS encoding SDR family oxidoreductase has translation MTDVLSGKKALVTGGSRGIGAGVVRRLAADGAAVAFTYVQAKDTAEALVAEIAAAGGKAVAIQADAADRAAVRAAVATTVAELGGLDILVNNAGHGMVAPLAEFKDDDFDRIMALNVTATFTAIQAASEHLTEGGRVITIGSVNADIVPFAGLGAYSASKAAVAGLTRGVAAELGPRGITVNNLQVGPTNTESNPDSGPFAQVLTGLTPIGKFAQPSDIASAVAYLASPEAWYVTGASWNVDGGFGLGFHA, from the coding sequence ATGACGGACGTTCTGAGCGGTAAGAAGGCCCTGGTCACCGGAGGATCGCGTGGCATCGGCGCGGGAGTGGTGCGCCGACTGGCCGCCGACGGAGCCGCGGTCGCATTCACCTACGTACAGGCGAAGGACACGGCGGAGGCCCTGGTCGCGGAGATCGCGGCGGCCGGAGGCAAGGCGGTGGCGATCCAGGCCGACGCCGCGGACCGGGCCGCGGTCCGCGCGGCGGTGGCGACCACCGTCGCCGAACTGGGTGGTCTCGACATTCTGGTCAACAACGCCGGCCACGGAATGGTCGCTCCGCTGGCCGAGTTCAAGGACGACGACTTCGACCGGATCATGGCGCTGAACGTCACCGCCACCTTCACCGCCATCCAGGCGGCCTCCGAGCACCTCACCGAGGGCGGTCGGGTGATCACCATCGGGAGCGTCAACGCCGACATCGTCCCCTTCGCCGGGCTGGGGGCGTACAGCGCCTCGAAGGCCGCGGTCGCCGGACTGACGCGTGGTGTCGCCGCCGAGCTCGGCCCCCGCGGCATCACGGTGAACAACCTGCAGGTGGGTCCGACGAACACCGAATCGAACCCGGACTCGGGCCCCTTCGCGCAGGTGTTGACGGGCCTGACGCCGATCGGCAAGTTCGCCCAGCCGTCGGACATCGCCAGCGCGGTCGCCTACCTCGCCAGTCCGGAAGCCTGGTACGTCACCGGTGCGAGCTGGAATGTCGACGGCGGTTTCGGCCTCGGCTTCCACGCCTGA
- a CDS encoding SGNH/GDSL hydrolase family protein, producing the protein MPRRQGYALLIALVAGTAALAAAVAFGTSFMAAQRTAPLGPEAHAASRNQAAPANSTGTWVATWTAAPVSAEPNSTHGYPGRTIRNIVHTSIGGDAARITVSNLFGAAPLVVDQATVNTRRVTFRGLPTVTVAAGGQVVSDPVVVPVAPDADLVVTLRTPHASGPVTQHPTSHQTSYLADGHGTWSTTQWRYLTAVDVHNDASPGAIVVIGDSLTAGSGSTTDANSRWPDVLSDRLRHRFGVANQGIAGNRVLRDSPLSNRGVKKLGGPSATQRFERDVLSVAGAKTVVISLGINDVQQAPQEVDARRITAGLRALAERARDRGLRVVGATLTPFQGYPSWTPERNAVRLAVNDEIRSGGVFDAFVDFDRAIRDPYAPNRILPAYDSGDHLHFNDAGYRTLGHAVDLDEVDGTPRSDTF; encoded by the coding sequence ATGCCCAGGCGCCAGGGGTATGCCCTGCTCATCGCCCTCGTGGCAGGCACCGCCGCACTCGCCGCCGCCGTGGCGTTCGGTACGTCGTTCATGGCGGCGCAGCGGACGGCACCGCTCGGACCGGAGGCACACGCGGCGTCCCGCAACCAGGCCGCCCCGGCGAACTCCACCGGCACCTGGGTCGCGACCTGGACCGCAGCGCCCGTCAGCGCCGAGCCGAACTCCACCCACGGATACCCCGGCCGCACCATCCGGAACATCGTGCACACCAGCATCGGCGGTGACGCGGCACGCATCACCGTGTCCAACCTCTTCGGCGCCGCCCCGCTCGTCGTCGACCAGGCGACCGTCAACACCCGCCGGGTCACCTTCCGCGGCCTGCCCACGGTCACGGTCGCCGCGGGCGGACAGGTCGTCAGCGACCCGGTCGTCGTCCCCGTCGCCCCCGACGCCGACCTCGTCGTCACGCTGCGCACCCCGCACGCCTCCGGGCCCGTCACCCAGCACCCCACCAGCCACCAGACGTCGTACCTGGCCGACGGGCACGGCACCTGGAGCACCACCCAGTGGCGCTACCTCACGGCCGTCGACGTCCACAACGACGCCTCGCCCGGCGCGATCGTCGTGATCGGCGACTCGCTCACCGCGGGCAGCGGCTCCACCACCGACGCCAACAGCCGCTGGCCGGACGTCCTCTCCGACCGGCTGCGGCACCGCTTCGGCGTCGCCAACCAGGGGATCGCCGGAAACCGGGTCCTGCGGGACAGCCCGCTCAGCAACCGCGGCGTGAAGAAACTGGGCGGCCCGAGCGCCACGCAGCGCTTCGAACGCGACGTGCTCTCCGTCGCCGGAGCGAAGACCGTCGTGATCTCACTCGGCATCAACGACGTGCAGCAAGCCCCCCAGGAGGTCGATGCCCGCCGCATCACCGCCGGACTCCGCGCACTCGCCGAGCGGGCGCGCGACCGGGGACTGCGGGTCGTCGGGGCGACGCTGACCCCCTTCCAGGGCTACCCGAGCTGGACGCCCGAGCGCAACGCCGTACGCCTGGCGGTCAACGACGAGATCCGGTCCGGCGGCGTCTTCGACGCCTTCGTCGACTTCGACCGGGCAATCCGCGACCCGTACGCCCCGAACCGGATCCTGCCCGCCTACGACTCCGGCGACCACCTGCACTTCAACGACGCCGGATACCGCACCCTGGGGCACGCCGTCGACCTCGACGAGGTCGACGGGACGCCGAGGAGCGACACGTTCTGA
- a CDS encoding DUF1707 domain-containing protein, with translation MRASDAERERVAETLREAVAEGRLEMDEFEQRLDATYRARTHGELEPLVQDLPVPGAPARPVTGAVAARTGRDAGWAGRIGGRATSSGAFAFWGGFNRKGRWTVGRQFTAFAMWGGGEIDLREAHFAERDVVIRCFAVMGGMQVTVPPDLDVQVSGLGFMGGFGEHSKIDEEDPHPDSPRVRITGFALMGGVGVERKRSKAEKRRLQELEQERLLRLRKPDTGDGRKELG, from the coding sequence ATGCGTGCCTCCGACGCGGAACGTGAGCGGGTCGCGGAGACCCTGCGGGAGGCCGTGGCCGAGGGCCGGCTGGAGATGGACGAGTTCGAGCAGCGGCTGGACGCGACCTACCGGGCGCGCACCCACGGGGAGTTGGAACCGCTCGTACAGGACCTGCCGGTGCCGGGCGCCCCCGCCCGGCCCGTGACCGGGGCGGTCGCCGCGCGGACGGGGCGGGACGCCGGATGGGCCGGGCGGATCGGTGGGCGGGCGACGTCGTCGGGGGCCTTCGCCTTCTGGGGCGGTTTCAACCGCAAGGGCCGGTGGACGGTGGGGCGGCAGTTCACCGCGTTCGCGATGTGGGGCGGCGGGGAGATCGATCTTCGCGAGGCCCACTTCGCGGAGCGCGACGTCGTGATCCGCTGCTTCGCCGTCATGGGGGGCATGCAGGTGACGGTCCCGCCGGACCTCGACGTCCAGGTGAGCGGGCTCGGCTTCATGGGCGGTTTCGGCGAGCACTCCAAGATCGACGAGGAGGACCCCCACCCGGACTCCCCGCGGGTGAGGATCACCGGGTTCGCGCTGATGGGCGGTGTCGGTGTGGAGCGCAAGCGGAGCAAGGCGGAGAAGCGGCGGCTGCAGGAACTTGAGCAGGAGCGGCTGCTGCGCCTCCGGAAGCCGGACACGGGGGACGGGCGCAAGGAGCTCGGCTGA
- a CDS encoding ABC transporter permease — protein MEAAAGPRPGTAEVAFADRSRLVEGVRAYGLIVAMWLRSTLAYRASFVMTTVGNFLMTGFDFVTIMLMFSHVDALGGYTLPEIALLYGVSASAFGLCDLLLGSVGRLGQRVRDGTLDTLLVRPVPVLAQVAADQFALRRLGRISQALLVLGYALVTLDIAWTPLKVALLPVMVLSGAAIFGAVFVAGAAFQFYAQDASEVQNAFTYGGTTLLQYPPSVFARDLVRGVTFIVPLAFVSWLPALYVLGRDYPLDLPRWVAFLPPLVAGGCWVLAGLVWRVGLRSYRSTGS, from the coding sequence GTGGAGGCGGCGGCCGGGCCGCGGCCGGGGACCGCGGAGGTCGCGTTCGCCGACCGGTCCCGGCTGGTCGAGGGGGTCCGCGCGTACGGGCTGATCGTGGCGATGTGGCTGCGCTCGACGCTGGCGTACCGGGCGTCGTTCGTGATGACGACGGTCGGGAACTTCCTGATGACCGGGTTCGACTTCGTCACGATCATGCTGATGTTCTCGCACGTGGACGCGCTGGGCGGCTACACGCTGCCGGAGATCGCGTTGCTGTACGGGGTGTCGGCGTCGGCGTTCGGGCTGTGCGATCTCCTGCTGGGTTCCGTGGGCCGGCTCGGGCAGCGGGTGCGTGACGGGACGCTCGACACGCTGCTGGTGCGGCCGGTTCCGGTGCTGGCGCAGGTGGCGGCCGACCAGTTCGCGCTGCGCCGGCTGGGCCGGATCTCGCAGGCGCTGTTGGTGCTGGGGTACGCCCTGGTGACGCTGGACATCGCGTGGACCCCGCTGAAGGTGGCCCTGCTGCCGGTGATGGTGCTCAGCGGGGCGGCGATCTTCGGGGCGGTGTTCGTGGCGGGTGCCGCGTTCCAGTTCTACGCGCAGGACGCCTCGGAGGTGCAGAACGCGTTCACGTACGGGGGGACGACGCTGCTGCAGTATCCGCCGTCGGTGTTCGCGCGGGACCTGGTGCGCGGGGTGACGTTCATCGTGCCGCTCGCGTTCGTGAGCTGGCTGCCCGCGCTGTACGTGCTGGGCCGGGACTACCCACTGGACCTGCCCCGGTGGGTGGCTTTCCTGCCGCCGTTGGTCGCGGGTGGCTGCTGGGTGCTCGCGGGTCTGGTGTGGCGGGTGGGGCTGCGGTCGTACCGCAGTACGGGAAGCTGA
- a CDS encoding ABC transporter permease produces MRLYAVVAAGGFRRYATYRTATLAGVFTNTVFGFIVAYTYLALWDERPRLGGYDQSEALTYVWLGQALLMTCAMMGAGFESELTERIRTGDIAVDLYRPADLQLWWLAGDLGRAAFHLLGRGVAPMVLGALAFDLALPDSPWMWPAFLVSVLLGVVVSFALRFLVALSAFWLMDGAGALQMAMLAGLFFSGMLLPLTLFPGVLGEVARALPWSSLLQVPADVFLGRYTGWGLLRAYAFQAGWAVALLLAGRLLQTVATRRVVVQGG; encoded by the coding sequence GTGCGGCTCTATGCGGTGGTGGCGGCCGGCGGGTTCCGGCGGTACGCCACCTACCGGACGGCGACGCTGGCGGGGGTGTTCACGAACACCGTCTTCGGCTTCATCGTCGCGTACACCTATCTGGCCCTGTGGGACGAGCGCCCGCGGCTCGGCGGTTACGACCAGTCGGAGGCCCTGACGTACGTGTGGCTGGGTCAGGCGCTCTTGATGACCTGCGCGATGATGGGTGCCGGCTTCGAGAGCGAGCTGACGGAGCGGATCCGTACGGGTGACATCGCGGTCGACCTGTACCGGCCCGCCGACCTCCAGTTGTGGTGGCTGGCCGGGGACCTGGGCCGGGCGGCCTTCCACCTGCTGGGGCGCGGGGTCGCGCCGATGGTGCTGGGGGCCCTGGCGTTCGACCTGGCGTTGCCGGATTCGCCCTGGATGTGGCCGGCCTTCCTGGTGTCGGTGCTGCTGGGGGTGGTGGTCAGCTTCGCGCTGCGCTTCCTGGTCGCGTTGTCGGCGTTCTGGCTGATGGACGGGGCCGGTGCCCTGCAGATGGCCATGCTGGCGGGGCTCTTCTTCTCCGGGATGCTGCTGCCCCTGACGCTGTTCCCGGGTGTGCTGGGGGAGGTGGCGCGGGCTCTGCCGTGGTCGTCGCTGCTCCAGGTCCCGGCGGATGTGTTCCTCGGCAGGTACACGGGGTGGGGCCTGTTGAGGGCGTACGCCTTCCAGGCCGGGTGGGCGGTCGCGCTGCTGCTGGCCGGGCGCCTGCTGCAGACCGTCGCGACCAGGAGGGTGGTGGTGCAGGGTGGCTGA